The sequence below is a genomic window from Deltaproteobacteria bacterium.
GTTGGCAAACGCACGCTCTTTCGCTTGCTGACGGGAAAAGAAAGCGAACCGGAAAACGGCAAGGGAGAAGCCCAGGGATTGGCCCGCGTCCGTGACGAGCGTTTCGAGCGTCTGGTCGAGATCTATCGGCCGCGAGTGGAAACGCCGGCCCAGATCGAATTCTCTCTCCTACCGGACCTGGAAAAACAGGCAGAGCGCAATACCCGGATCTGGCGCGTTCTCGAGAAGGTGGACGTCATCTGCCATCTCGTGCGGGCTTTTCCGGAAGATACGGTTTTTCATGTTGCCGGCTCCGTCGACCCTCGCCGCGATATTACGGCCCTGAACGAAGAATTACGGCTGAATGATCTGCTCTTCATCGAGAAACGGATCGAGCGCGGCTTCATCCAGGCTGAGGTCATCAAATACGAAGATCTTATTCAGCTGGGCAACGAGCAGAAGGTCCGCGAGGAGGGAAAACTGCTGCAGAAAGGCCGGGACTACGTTGTGGAGGACGGGGATATCATCAATTTCTTGTTCAATGTATAATGCCTACGGAAGGCGTATAGGGAGATGCGAAAGAATTGCGTCATCCCCTTGGTCCCACCCCACTCGAAGCACTCGAACACTCGAACACTCGAATCTTACCCTTGTTGACCAGCGTCTATTTACCTTTCTTTTTTTTGTAACTGACGGAAACGTCGGCGCGGCTCTTCGGATGGATGCTGGTTTCAAATCCAGGCAGGCTTTTCATATATTTATAATACTCGTCGGTGCCCCTCCAATATCCTCCTCGAGGAAGA
It includes:
- a CDS encoding DUF933 domain-containing protein — encoded protein: MKLGLIGFPQVGKRTLFRLLTGKESEPENGKGEAQGLARVRDERFERLVEIYRPRVETPAQIEFSLLPDLEKQAERNTRIWRVLEKVDVICHLVRAFPEDTVFHVAGSVDPRRDITALNEELRLNDLLFIEKRIERGFIQAEVIKYEDLIQLGNEQKVREEGKLLQKGRDYVVEDGDIINFLFNV